One window of the Campylobacter showae CSUNSWCD genome contains the following:
- a CDS encoding F0F1 ATP synthase subunit delta has product MKELIAKKYVKALVSDLSKDEFNNFTAKLQEIANAFANEKFQNIIVSPNLKNSQKADFVLSLVGEADQKFVNFIKLLGENKRLDILPNIVSELLAQKSKMDNVFYGKIYGGSQISQAQISELESSFSKRFNAKIILEPVKSDYNGIKIELDDLGVEASFSVDRLKAQMSEYILKAI; this is encoded by the coding sequence ATGAAAGAACTTATCGCAAAAAAATACGTAAAAGCCCTAGTTAGCGACCTTAGCAAGGATGAGTTTAATAACTTTACCGCCAAGCTACAAGAGATCGCAAACGCATTCGCAAATGAAAAATTTCAAAACATCATCGTTTCACCAAATTTAAAAAATAGCCAAAAAGCGGATTTTGTTCTATCTTTAGTCGGCGAGGCGGATCAGAAATTTGTAAATTTCATAAAACTGCTTGGCGAAAATAAAAGACTTGATATTTTGCCTAATATCGTTTCGGAGCTTTTAGCGCAAAAGTCAAAAATGGATAATGTTTTTTACGGCAAAATTTACGGCGGCTCGCAGATCAGTCAGGCTCAAATTTCAGAGCTTGAAAGTAGCTTTTCTAAAAGATTTAACGCAAAAATCATTTTAGAGCCGGTAAAAAGCGACTATAACGGCATTAAGATCGAGCTAGACGATTTGGGTGTGGAGGCTAGTTTTTCGGTAGATAGGCTAAAAGCCCAAATGAGCGAATACATATTAAAAGCAATATAA
- a CDS encoding F0F1 ATP synthase subunit B: MKSKILLLLCPFVLMADGGYDIVPRTINFIVFAAILYYFIANPIKNAYKGRIAGIAARLDNIEQKLKDSKAKKDDALRRVEEAKANAASLVETARKEAVLISDRIKEETRQEVANLEKSFQDQKEFEKRRMVKSVVGEILNEIFASDSVKMDQSELINIMLKRVG; encoded by the coding sequence ATGAAAAGCAAAATTTTACTTTTATTATGTCCTTTTGTTTTGATGGCGGACGGCGGATACGACATAGTGCCTAGAACTATAAACTTTATCGTTTTTGCCGCTATTTTGTATTATTTTATAGCAAACCCTATCAAAAATGCTTACAAGGGAAGAATTGCCGGTATCGCGGCGAGGCTTGATAATATCGAGCAAAAACTAAAAGACTCAAAGGCTAAAAAAGACGACGCTCTAAGACGTGTAGAAGAGGCTAAGGCAAACGCTGCTAGCCTGGTAGAGACCGCTAGAAAAGAGGCTGTTTTAATCTCTGATCGCATCAAAGAAGAGACAAGACAAGAGGTCGCAAATTTGGAAAAAAGCTTCCAGGATCAAAAAGAATTTGAAAAAAGACGCATGGTTAAGTCCGTTGTGGGCGAAATTTTAAATGAAATTTTCGCAAGCGACAGTGTAAAAATGGATCAAAGCGAGCTTATCAATATTATGCTTAAGAGGGTCGGCTAA
- a CDS encoding FoF1 ATP synthase subunit B': MLEINLPLVVLTAVIFLGLIAVLNSILYKPLLKFIDARNDAIKNDEESASKNTSDLGVYEAQIEQLIATARSEASKIKQEAINAAKDAAAKIVNERRGVLEADYDAFIQNLNTQKSDFRADLQQKLPELQAALKAKLARI; encoded by the coding sequence ATGTTGGAAATTAATTTGCCGTTAGTCGTCCTGACGGCAGTTATTTTTCTAGGGCTTATCGCCGTTTTAAATTCCATCCTTTACAAGCCTCTACTTAAATTTATAGACGCTAGGAACGATGCGATAAAAAACGACGAAGAGAGCGCTAGCAAAAATACGAGCGATCTTGGCGTGTACGAAGCGCAGATAGAACAGCTCATAGCTACCGCAAGGAGCGAAGCGAGCAAGATCAAGCAGGAAGCTATCAATGCGGCAAAAGACGCTGCTGCTAAGATAGTGAACGAAAGACGCGGAGTTTTGGAGGCTGATTATGATGCTTTTATCCAAAATTTAAACACTCAAAAGAGCGATTTTAGAGCTGACTTGCAACAAAAATTGCCTGAACTTCAAGCCGCTTTAAAAGCAAAACTTGCAAGGATTTAA
- a CDS encoding ParB/RepB/Spo0J family partition protein, with product MAKKGGLGRGLEAILGDVELAYKAEISEGNSDIIKDIDLELITENPYQPRKNFDETALRELSESIKRHGLIQPIIVIEKDGGYMLIAGERRFRATKLLGESKIKAIVADIESQSLRELALIENIQREDLNPIELANSYKELIDEYKITQDGLANIIHKSRVQITNTMRLLSLSSATQEYIKEGKLTQGHAKVIVGLEPNDEKTAVDTIIGQRLSVRETENLVKNLKNKLPSKTVLKLDERYLERLVNLKEIFSKFDVPVKIKGNKITIEFGDIADIDRLINKIK from the coding sequence ATGGCTAAAAAAGGCGGACTAGGGCGCGGACTAGAGGCGATTTTGGGCGATGTTGAGCTGGCGTATAAGGCTGAAATAAGTGAAGGTAATAGTGATATAATAAAAGACATAGACCTTGAACTAATTACTGAAAATCCGTATCAGCCGCGTAAAAATTTCGACGAAACGGCACTAAGGGAGCTTAGTGAAAGCATCAAAAGACACGGTCTCATACAGCCTATCATAGTTATAGAAAAAGACGGCGGATATATGCTGATCGCAGGCGAAAGGAGATTTCGCGCGACTAAGCTACTGGGCGAAAGTAAGATAAAGGCCATAGTCGCCGACATCGAGAGTCAAAGTTTACGCGAACTAGCTCTCATAGAAAACATCCAAAGAGAAGACTTAAATCCTATTGAGCTCGCAAATTCCTATAAAGAACTTATAGATGAATATAAAATTACGCAGGATGGGCTCGCAAACATTATTCATAAAAGTAGGGTTCAGATAACAAATACCATGCGGCTCTTGAGTCTCAGTTCTGCAACCCAAGAGTATATAAAAGAGGGTAAACTGACGCAAGGGCATGCTAAAGTCATTGTAGGTCTTGAGCCAAACGATGAAAAAACGGCAGTCGATACTATAATTGGACAACGCCTTAGCGTACGCGAGACTGAAAATCTGGTAAAAAATTTAAAAAATAAATTACCGTCTAAAACTGTGCTTAAGCTAGATGAAAGATATCTCGAAAGACTTGTAAATTTGAAAGAGATTTTTTCCAAATTTGACGTACCGGTTAAGATAAAAGGAAACAAAATCACTATTGAATTTGGTGATATAGCGGATATCGATAGGTTAATAAACAAGATAAAATAA
- a CDS encoding ParA family protein, which produces MCEIITIANQKGGVGKTTTAVNLAASLAVAEKKVLLIDIDPQANATTGMGFSRNDYEYNIYHVLTGRKKLSQIVLKTEIPTLFLAPSNIGLVGIEQELSEQSKDYQKILKTKIEEVKGQYDFIIIDSPPALGSITVNALSASDSVIIPIQCEFYALEGLAQILNTIKIIKQTINKKLTIKGFLPTMYSSQNNLAKETVANLKQHFEDKLFKNKDISDEFVVVPRNVKLAESPSFGKPVILYDIKSPGSVAYQNLACCILG; this is translated from the coding sequence ATGTGTGAAATTATAACTATTGCAAACCAAAAAGGCGGCGTCGGAAAGACGACCACCGCGGTAAATTTGGCCGCATCGCTAGCGGTAGCTGAAAAAAAAGTTCTACTCATCGACATAGATCCGCAGGCTAATGCGACTACTGGTATGGGCTTTAGCAGAAACGACTACGAGTACAATATCTATCACGTTTTAACAGGCCGTAAAAAACTCTCGCAAATCGTCCTAAAAACCGAAATCCCGACGCTTTTTCTAGCTCCTTCAAACATCGGTCTTGTAGGCATCGAGCAAGAGCTAAGCGAGCAGAGTAAAGACTATCAAAAGATACTAAAGACCAAGATTGAAGAAGTTAAGGGGCAGTACGATTTTATTATAATCGATAGTCCTCCGGCACTTGGCAGTATTACAGTAAATGCCCTAAGCGCTAGCGATAGCGTGATAATCCCTATCCAGTGCGAATTTTATGCATTAGAGGGCTTGGCGCAGATATTAAATACCATAAAAATAATCAAACAAACGATTAATAAAAAACTAACTATAAAAGGCTTTTTGCCTACTATGTATAGTTCGCAAAATAACTTAGCAAAAGAAACCGTTGCAAATTTAAAGCAGCATTTTGAAGATAAACTGTTTAAAAACAAGGATATAAGTGATGAGTTCGTGGTGGTGCCGCGAAACGTGAAGCTCGCCGAAAGTCCGAGTTTTGGTAAGCCGGTGATTTTATACGACATAAAATCGCCTGGCTCAGTAGCGTATCAAAATTTAGCATGTTGTATTTTAGGATAA
- a CDS encoding biotin--[acetyl-CoA-carboxylase] ligase, translating into MRIEFADSVPSTQKVLVEGLRNGEIQPPFALVAKEQTQGIGSRNNTWSGLEGNLFFSFCMSETALPADLKGESASIYFSMIMREVLAARGSQIWLKWPNDFYVGDKKIGGTLTTRVGEVYVCGMGINLKNAPENAGILDIEVSPSAAVGEFCKRLQAAPSWAEIFKKFESEFKKSREFITHFDGEEMSLKYAKLLPDGSLDIEGRRVFSLR; encoded by the coding sequence TTGAGAATAGAGTTCGCAGATAGCGTCCCCTCTACGCAAAAAGTTCTGGTCGAAGGACTGCGAAACGGCGAAATACAGCCGCCTTTTGCGCTCGTGGCAAAAGAGCAGACGCAGGGCATCGGCAGCAGAAACAACACGTGGAGCGGGCTGGAGGGCAATCTGTTTTTTTCATTTTGCATGAGCGAGACGGCGCTGCCCGCCGACCTAAAAGGCGAATCGGCATCGATTTACTTTTCGATGATAATGCGCGAAGTGCTCGCGGCTCGCGGCTCGCAAATCTGGCTAAAATGGCCTAATGATTTTTATGTCGGCGACAAAAAAATCGGCGGAACCTTGACGACGAGAGTCGGCGAAGTTTACGTTTGCGGCATGGGTATAAATCTAAAAAATGCGCCAGAAAATGCTGGAATTTTAGATATAGAGGTAAGTCCTAGCGCTGCGGTCGGGGAGTTTTGCAAAAGGCTACAAGCAGCTCCGTCTTGGGCTGAAATTTTTAAAAAATTTGAGAGCGAATTTAAAAAATCAAGAGAATTTATCACGCACTTTGATGGCGAAGAGATGTCGCTTAAATACGCAAAACTCCTGCCTGACGGCTCTTTAGACATAGAGGGACGAAGAGTTTTTTCTCTTAGATAA
- the fmt gene encoding methionyl-tRNA formyltransferase: MSEKKSSIVFMGTPEYAAKILRALAEAKFEIAAVFTQPDKPVGRKQILTPSEVKIYAQQHLPAAPIFQPVSLKDEAIAAQIKELKPDFIVVAAYGKILPQAVLDIAPCINLHASILPKYRGASPIQSAILAGEKQTGVTAMLMDAGLDTGDMLDFDYTPCEDKTAAQLFDELGDLAGELIVRVLLNFANLKPLKQDDAQATHCKKIVKSDGLFGFEQSAEQIYNKFRALTPWPGIYLASGLKILELELLRESSARKFERAGEILSVDKLGFYVACGKGTVKIAKVQEPGKKPVDASAYLNGKRLGVGDIAS; encoded by the coding sequence ATGAGCGAGAAAAAATCTAGCATAGTTTTTATGGGTACGCCCGAATACGCGGCTAAAATTTTACGCGCGCTTGCGGAGGCGAAATTTGAGATCGCGGCCGTATTTACGCAGCCCGACAAGCCTGTGGGCAGGAAGCAAATTTTAACTCCGAGCGAAGTTAAAATTTATGCGCAGCAGCACCTTCCAGCTGCACCAATCTTTCAGCCCGTTAGCTTAAAAGATGAGGCGATCGCGGCTCAGATAAAAGAGCTAAAGCCTGATTTTATCGTGGTTGCGGCGTACGGTAAAATTTTGCCGCAAGCCGTCCTTGATATCGCGCCTTGCATAAACCTGCACGCCTCGATCCTGCCCAAATACCGCGGCGCAAGCCCCATTCAAAGCGCGATTTTGGCCGGCGAGAAGCAGACTGGCGTGACGGCGATGCTGATGGACGCGGGGCTTGACACGGGCGATATGCTTGATTTTGATTACACGCCTTGCGAGGATAAAACGGCAGCGCAACTATTTGACGAGCTGGGGGATCTGGCGGGCGAGCTGATAGTGCGAGTGTTGCTAAATTTTGCAAATTTAAAGCCGCTAAAGCAGGACGACGCGCAGGCCACGCACTGCAAAAAAATAGTAAAATCCGACGGACTTTTTGGCTTTGAACAGAGTGCGGAGCAAATTTATAATAAATTTAGAGCGCTGACGCCTTGGCCGGGGATTTATCTAGCTAGCGGACTCAAAATTTTGGAACTAGAGCTTTTGCGCGAATCTAGCGCGCGTAAATTTGAACGTGCAGGCGAAATTTTAAGCGTCGACAAGCTCGGCTTTTACGTCGCGTGCGGCAAGGGTACGGTTAAGATCGCGAAGGTGCAAGAGCCGGGCAAAAAGCCGGTGGACGCTAGCGCGTATCTAAACGGCAAACGGCTTGGCGTCGGCGATATAGCGTCGTAA
- the obgE gene encoding GTPase ObgE, with protein sequence MFIDSVNLTLSSGHGGAGSVSFRREKHVILGGPDGGDGGDGGDVYFVADNNTHTLAAYKGKKAMRAQNGEAGTGRRMHGKRGEHLELIVPPGTAVLDAETGELLCDLTSEGQRELFLKGGKGGLGNVHFKSSINQAPEYAQKGLEGETREVRLELKLIADVGLVGFPNVGKSTLISTVSNAKPQIANYEFTTLTPKLGLVEVDEYSGFVIADIPGIIEGASEGRGLGVQFLKHVERTKILLFMLDLANYRSLEEQFDALRAETAKFSGELAQRDYAIALTRADAAENLQEKFDAFLSHLGLSGTAGEMKFKQDIYEFNAAKPFFVIPISSATGQNINELKFNLLELLKKEL encoded by the coding sequence ATGTTTATAGATAGCGTAAATTTAACTCTAAGCTCGGGTCACGGCGGGGCCGGCTCGGTGAGCTTTCGCCGCGAAAAGCACGTGATTCTAGGCGGACCGGATGGCGGCGACGGCGGCGACGGCGGGGATGTGTATTTCGTCGCTGATAACAACACACACACGCTAGCGGCTTATAAAGGCAAAAAGGCCATGCGCGCGCAAAACGGCGAGGCGGGCACGGGGCGCAGAATGCACGGCAAAAGAGGCGAGCACCTAGAGCTCATCGTGCCTCCCGGTACCGCGGTGCTGGACGCCGAGACGGGCGAGTTACTCTGCGATTTAACGAGCGAGGGGCAGCGCGAGCTATTTTTAAAAGGCGGCAAGGGCGGGCTTGGCAACGTACATTTTAAAAGCTCGATCAATCAAGCCCCAGAATACGCGCAAAAAGGCCTCGAAGGCGAGACGCGCGAGGTGCGACTGGAGCTTAAGCTCATCGCCGACGTGGGACTCGTAGGCTTTCCAAATGTTGGTAAAAGCACGCTTATCTCGACCGTCTCAAATGCCAAGCCTCAGATCGCAAACTACGAGTTTACCACTCTCACGCCAAAACTCGGCCTCGTCGAGGTCGATGAATACAGCGGCTTTGTCATAGCCGATATTCCGGGCATTATCGAGGGCGCAAGCGAGGGGCGCGGTCTTGGCGTGCAGTTTTTAAAACACGTCGAGCGCACGAAAATTTTGCTTTTTATGCTCGATCTTGCGAACTACCGTAGTCTCGAGGAGCAGTTTGACGCGCTGAGGGCCGAGACGGCGAAATTTTCCGGCGAGCTTGCACAAAGAGACTACGCGATCGCTCTAACCCGCGCGGACGCGGCAGAAAATTTGCAGGAAAAATTTGACGCGTTTTTATCGCATTTGGGGCTTTCTGGCACGGCTGGCGAGATGAAATTTAAGCAAGACATTTATGAATTTAACGCCGCCAAGCCGTTTTTTGTAATACCGATATCTTCGGCGACTGGGCAAAATATAAACGAGCTAAAATTCAACCTGCTTGAACTACTTAAAAAGGAGCTTTGA
- the rpmA gene encoding 50S ribosomal protein L27: MAHKKGQGSTQNNRDSIGRRLGVKKFGGEFVRAGNIIIRQRGTATHAGSNVGLGKDHTIFALIDGFVKFERLDKNRKKVSVYPAA; the protein is encoded by the coding sequence ATGGCACACAAAAAAGGTCAAGGCTCAACCCAGAATAACCGAGATAGTATCGGACGACGCTTAGGCGTTAAAAAATTCGGCGGCGAATTCGTTCGTGCGGGCAACATCATCATCCGCCAGCGCGGCACCGCTACTCACGCGGGCAGCAACGTCGGTCTAGGCAAAGATCACACGATTTTCGCTCTAATCGACGGTTTCGTTAAATTCGAAAGACTAGATAAAAATAGAAAAAAAGTTTCAGTTTATCCTGCTGCGTAA
- the rplU gene encoding 50S ribosomal protein L21, whose amino-acid sequence MSKYAIFKHGGKQYRVSEGEFLKLDHFSAEAKSTVEITEVLAVNDGEVKVGAPFVKGAKVVLEVINEGKDKKVVIYKKRRRKDSKLKRGFRRQFTRVKVVSIAA is encoded by the coding sequence ATGTCAAAATACGCTATATTTAAGCATGGCGGTAAGCAATATCGTGTTAGCGAGGGCGAGTTCCTTAAGCTAGATCACTTTAGCGCTGAAGCTAAATCAACTGTTGAAATTACAGAAGTTCTAGCTGTAAACGACGGCGAAGTAAAGGTAGGTGCGCCATTTGTTAAGGGTGCAAAAGTTGTTCTTGAGGTCATTAATGAAGGCAAAGACAAAAAAGTAGTTATCTACAAAAAACGCAGACGTAAAGACTCAAAACTAAAACGCGGCTTTAGAAGACAGTTTACACGCGTAAAAGTCGTAAGTATCGCAGCTTAA
- the flhB gene encoding flagellar biosynthesis protein FlhB — protein sequence MAGEDQEKTEEPTSKKIEDARKDGNVPKSQDLAGFVTLAVAIFVVVALLGFIGDQFFTLYNYYQSLIGQEFTRKLLFSVAITTIFRTLLIILPIAVCIAIAGVVANLMQFGFIFTTKPLEPNLNKINPIKGLKNLFSLKKLIDGIKMVLKVTAVFTVGFLMFLSFIKELPHTLFFSMAAQLAWLKEKMLILAAVMLIVMFIIGLLDVLIVRFQYFRDLRMSKQEIKDEYKQMEGDPQVKGRIRQLQMRAARNRMMQNIPQADVIITNPTHYAVALRYDKTKEKAPVILAKGVDFLALRIKQIGVENNVKIVENPPLARELYKMCEVNDMIPAELFRAVAEVLSFVYMSDKQKFGDRLK from the coding sequence ATGGCAGGCGAAGATCAGGAAAAAACCGAAGAACCCACCTCCAAAAAGATCGAAGACGCGCGCAAGGACGGCAACGTCCCCAAAAGCCAAGACCTCGCGGGCTTCGTCACGCTCGCGGTCGCGATCTTCGTCGTTGTGGCGCTTCTTGGCTTCATTGGCGATCAGTTTTTCACGCTGTATAACTACTATCAGAGCCTAATCGGCCAGGAGTTTACGCGCAAGCTGCTCTTTAGCGTCGCGATTACGACGATATTTCGCACGCTGCTCATCATCCTACCCATCGCCGTTTGCATCGCAATCGCGGGCGTCGTCGCCAACCTCATGCAGTTTGGATTTATATTTACGACCAAGCCTTTGGAGCCAAATTTAAACAAAATCAACCCGATAAAAGGGCTCAAAAATCTCTTTTCACTCAAAAAACTGATAGATGGCATCAAAATGGTGCTCAAGGTCACGGCGGTTTTCACGGTCGGATTTTTGATGTTTTTAAGCTTTATCAAAGAGCTACCGCATACGCTCTTTTTCTCGATGGCGGCGCAGCTAGCGTGGCTAAAAGAAAAAATGCTGATTCTAGCCGCCGTGATGCTCATCGTGATGTTTATCATCGGGCTTCTTGACGTACTGATCGTGCGTTTTCAGTATTTTCGCGACCTAAGAATGAGCAAGCAGGAGATCAAGGACGAATACAAGCAGATGGAGGGCGACCCGCAGGTCAAAGGTCGCATCCGTCAGCTGCAAATGCGAGCCGCGCGCAACAGAATGATGCAAAATATCCCGCAAGCAGACGTCATCATCACAAACCCGACCCACTACGCCGTCGCCCTTCGCTACGACAAAACAAAGGAAAAAGCGCCCGTGATCCTAGCTAAGGGCGTGGATTTTCTAGCGCTTCGCATCAAGCAAATCGGAGTAGAAAACAACGTCAAAATCGTCGAAAATCCGCCGCTAGCGCGCGAACTATACAAGATGTGCGAGGTGAACGATATGATACCTGCGGAGCTCTTTCGCGCCGTCGCCGAGGTGCTAAGCTTCGTCTATATGAGCGACAAACAAAAATTCGGCGATAGACTGAAGTGA